The Longimicrobium sp. genomic sequence GTTGCCGGTGTTGGTCATCAGCGTGAAGCGGAAGGGCTTTCCGTTCTTGTCGCGGATGCCGTCGTTGTCGGTGTCGCGCCATCCCTGGGCCTCCAGGATGCGGCGGGCGCCCTCGGGGTCGTGGGGCAGTGGCTGCAGGGCCGGATCGTGCAGGTCGCGGAAGATGGGCGAGTAGGGCCCGGCCGCGCGCTCGGCGTAGTCGCCCATCCGCAGCTGCTGCATGATGCCGTTCACGTCGACGGCCATTCCCAGCGCCCGGCGGATCTGCGGGTCCTGGAACTGCTCGACGGTCTTGGCGTTCCAGGCCACGTACTCCCAGTAGCGCCGGGACTCGCGGCCAAAGGTGAGGCCGGGCTGCCGCTGCTGCAGCACCGGCGCCTGGTCGAACGGGAGACCCCGCGCGAAGTCGACGGTGCCGTTCAACAGTTCGACGATGCGGGTCTGCGGGTCCGGGATCACTCGTATGACGATGCGGTCCAGCCGCGGCCTGACGGGAAAGTGCGGGTTGGGCACCAGCGTGATGTCCTGCCCTCGCTGATGCGCGCCAACCTTCCACGCCCCGCTCACCACCATCTTCGTCAGGTCGCTGAACACCGGGTGCGTGCCCAGCTTGTCAGGCGGGGTGGAGGCGTACACGTGGCGCGGCGCCACGTTCAGCGCCGCGTCGAACAGCATGCCCGGGTAGCGGCGCTTGAAGTGGATGACGACGGTGGAGTCGTTCTCCGCCTGGACCGAGTCGATCTGCTCGGTCATGTAGCTTTGCGGCGAGGCCGTCTTTTCGTCCGCGGCGGCCTGGTACGTCCACACCACGTCGTGCGCGGTGATGGGCTGGCCGTCGGACCACTTGAGGGCGCTGCGCATCCGGAAGCGCATGGCCGTGGAGTCGGGGCCCGTGTACTCGTAGTGCCAGGCCAGCGCCATGGGCGACTCGTCCGAAAGGCGGAACACGGCCTGGCCGTTCTCCCAGCTCTGGCTGGTGAGGGCCATGTACATCACGTCCATCATGTCGCCGTCCGGGGCGCCCTGGAAGAAGAGGGGCATGGGCCGGCTCAGGTCACCGATCTCGGCCACCACCGCCGTTCCGCCCCGCCGGGGAGCGCCCGCCGTTGCCGTGTCGCCCTTCGCCGCGCCGTCCGCGCCGCCGCGGTCGCCACACGCGGCCAGCAGGGCGAGCGTGGCCGCCGCCCACGCGCCCCGGCGCGCCCTGTCCCTCGCCGTTTTCATCATGGTATCCGCTGGTGTGTCCGTGCTGGTTGGGGAAGGATGCCGCCTGCCGACGCCGGGTCGCGGGGATGGGGTGGACGCGGGTGCCGCGAGCCCGCGGAGGGCGGGCTCGCGACGCGCCGGCAGCCGGTCAGCGCTGCCGCACCCACCAGTCGCGGATGTTCACGATCTTGCTGCGGGCGTCGGCTTCCACGTTCTGCACCCGGGGGCCCAGGCCGGCGATGTCCTCGCTCCAGTACAGGAACGTGATGGGCTGGTCCTGCTGGATCAGCTGCGCCCACTGGGCCCACACCTGCTTGGCCTGGCCGGCGTCGGTGCTGCGCATGCCCTGCTCGGCCAGCTGGTCAGCCTGCGGGTTGCAGTAGCCGGTGCGGTTGGCCGAGCCCTTCACCCGGGCCTGCGCGCAGGAGAACAGGGGCGTGGGGTCCACCTTGAAGGTGTCCAGGCTCCAGTTGGCCAGCACGGCGTCGTACCCGCGCGCCTTGTACTGCTGGAGCATCGACTGGAATTCCTGCGGCCGGATGTCGATGGCCACGCCCGCCGCCTTCAATTGCTGCTGCACCACCTGCGCGATGTCGGCGTGGGTGCGGTTGGCGGAGTTGATGGTGAGCGTAAACCGCAGCGGCTGGCCGTTCTTGTCGGCGACGCCGTCGTTGTTGGTGTCGCGCCACCCGGCCTGGGCCAGCAGCGCCTTGGCCTGGTTCACGTCGTACGGCAGCGGCTGCTGCTGCGTGTACATGGGGCTCCACGAGGGGATCATCCCCGTCGCCGGCTGCCCGAAGCCGCCCAGCAGGCCGTCGATGATGCGCTGGCGGTCGATGGCCATCGTCAGCGCCCGGCGCACCCGTGCGTCGGCGAACAGCGGCCGCGTGTTGTTCCAGGCGAAGAAGGTGAACTCGCGCGACGGGTAGTGGCGCAGGTCCAGCCCGCGCTGCTGCTGCACCTGCTTCGCCTGGTCGGGCTGCAGGGTGTAGGCGGCCATGTCGGCGGTGCCGTTCACCAGCTCCGTCACCATGGTGGTGGCCTCGGGGGTAATGCGGAACACCACGCGGTCCACGTTGGGGCGCCCGCCGAGGGGCTCGGGGAATTCGGTGTTCGCGACCAGCGTCAGCGACTGGTTGGACTTCCACTCGCCGAACTTGAACGGCCCGCTGCCCACCGGGTTGCGGTTGAACGGGTGCGTGGAAAGCTCGCCCGCCGACACGCCCTGCAGCAGGTGCCGGGGCATGGGCGCCCACCAGAAGGCGTCGAGCGCCTGGGCGTGCGGGGCCACGAAGTCGAAGCGGATGGTGTGCGGGTCCACCACCGTGGCCGACTTGACCATGTTCAGGAACGCCGACCCCAGCAGCGAGGCGGCGGCGCTGTCCTTGGCCAGGTCGTAGGTGAACTTCACGTCCTCGGCGGTGACGGGCTTGCCGTCGTGCCAGCGGACGTCGCGGCGCAGGTGGAAGGTGACGTTGTTTTCCGTCAGCTCCCACCGCTCGGCCAGCCAGGGCTGGGGCTGAAGCTTGGCGTCGTACTGGATGATGGGCGTGAACAGCATGTGCTTGATCACGTCATCGGTGGTCAGGTGCGTGTTGGTGACCGGGTTGAACGCCTGGAAGTCGGTCGACACGGCGAGCGCCGCGGTTCCGCCCTGCTGCGGCGGCCCGGCGTCCTTGCCCTTTTCGCCCGCCTTGTCGCCGCCGCCATCGCCGCCATCGCCGCCACACGCGGCCGCCAGCACGAGCAGTCCCGGCAGAACCCGCCGGAGATGTCTGGCCTTCATCCCGTCCCCCTCACGTCATCGGTGTGCACCACACGCGGGCCGGACCCGGCGCCGCTGAGACCGGCTCAACGATGCCAAGTCCATGCCGGATTCTCGTAATGGCCCCGGTGCCCCTCCGCGCCCCGCATTTCGGCACCGCTCAACCCCCCTCGTTCCAGCCGCACACCGACCGTTTCCTCCCATCCCGCGGCCAGCGCGCCGACCAGCTCGTCCCACTCCGGCGCCCGTCCCAGCAGGGCCGAGAGCGTGGCT encodes the following:
- a CDS encoding ABC transporter substrate-binding protein, giving the protein MMKTARDRARRGAWAAATLALLAACGDRGGADGAAKGDTATAGAPRRGGTAVVAEIGDLSRPMPLFFQGAPDGDMMDVMYMALTSQSWENGQAVFRLSDESPMALAWHYEYTGPDSTAMRFRMRSALKWSDGQPITAHDVVWTYQAAADEKTASPQSYMTEQIDSVQAENDSTVVIHFKRRYPGMLFDAALNVAPRHVYASTPPDKLGTHPVFSDLTKMVVSGAWKVGAHQRGQDITLVPNPHFPVRPRLDRIVIRVIPDPQTRIVELLNGTVDFARGLPFDQAPVLQQRQPGLTFGRESRRYWEYVAWNAKTVEQFQDPQIRRALGMAVDVNGIMQQLRMGDYAERAAGPYSPIFRDLHDPALQPLPHDPEGARRILEAQGWRDTDNDGIRDKNGKPFRFTLMTNTGNQRRQDVVTILQRQWKEVGVDARIQMYELTTFFDHLMKKRDFQAALGSWGVGLDADLTAAWSSEGAYNVVGYASPEVDGMIERARSQPTAAQADPLWRAAAARIVQDQPYTWLYYYDNTTGISPRLKGTHVTSYGAYARTWEWWVNGGPQRAAAPDSAKGGSR
- a CDS encoding ABC transporter substrate-binding protein; this translates as MKARHLRRVLPGLLVLAAACGGDGGDGGGDKAGEKGKDAGPPQQGGTAALAVSTDFQAFNPVTNTHLTTDDVIKHMLFTPIIQYDAKLQPQPWLAERWELTENNVTFHLRRDVRWHDGKPVTAEDVKFTYDLAKDSAAASLLGSAFLNMVKSATVVDPHTIRFDFVAPHAQALDAFWWAPMPRHLLQGVSAGELSTHPFNRNPVGSGPFKFGEWKSNQSLTLVANTEFPEPLGGRPNVDRVVFRITPEATTMVTELVNGTADMAAYTLQPDQAKQVQQQRGLDLRHYPSREFTFFAWNNTRPLFADARVRRALTMAIDRQRIIDGLLGGFGQPATGMIPSWSPMYTQQQPLPYDVNQAKALLAQAGWRDTNNDGVADKNGQPLRFTLTINSANRTHADIAQVVQQQLKAAGVAIDIRPQEFQSMLQQYKARGYDAVLANWSLDTFKVDPTPLFSCAQARVKGSANRTGYCNPQADQLAEQGMRSTDAGQAKQVWAQWAQLIQQDQPITFLYWSEDIAGLGPRVQNVEADARSKIVNIRDWWVRQR